One window of Cellulomonas shaoxiangyii genomic DNA carries:
- a CDS encoding alpha/beta fold hydrolase, whose amino-acid sequence MDHFTRDGLRFDVRDHPPADPGHDAPVAVLLHGFPQDASAYDAVVPLLTRAGVRVLVPDQRGYSPGARPPGRRPYAVPELVADVVALLDAAGVDEAHVVGHDWGGAVAWAVAARVPDRTASLTALGTPHPAAMRAGLLRGSQAVRSSYVGFFQLPGVPERLLLADGGARLRRSLTTAGLEPDRAERYVARMREPGALTAALAWYRALPVPSGGGTARVEVPTTYVAARRDPFFAPASVAATARHVDGPYLRVDLDADHWLPEHRPADVAAAVLGNVR is encoded by the coding sequence ATGGACCACTTCACCCGGGACGGCCTCCGGTTCGACGTGCGCGACCACCCGCCGGCCGACCCGGGCCACGACGCGCCCGTCGCGGTGCTGCTGCACGGCTTCCCGCAGGACGCCTCCGCCTACGACGCCGTGGTCCCGCTGCTCACGCGGGCCGGTGTGCGCGTGCTGGTCCCGGACCAGCGCGGCTACTCCCCGGGTGCCCGGCCGCCCGGCCGCCGGCCGTACGCGGTGCCCGAGCTCGTCGCCGACGTCGTCGCGCTGCTCGACGCGGCGGGGGTCGACGAGGCGCACGTGGTCGGGCACGACTGGGGCGGCGCCGTCGCGTGGGCCGTCGCGGCGCGCGTGCCCGACCGGACCGCGTCCCTCACCGCGCTCGGCACACCGCACCCGGCGGCGATGCGCGCGGGGCTGCTGCGCGGCAGCCAGGCCGTGCGCTCGTCCTACGTCGGCTTCTTCCAGCTGCCGGGGGTGCCCGAGCGGCTGCTGCTCGCCGACGGCGGCGCGCGCCTGCGCCGGTCGCTCACCACGGCGGGCCTCGAGCCGGACCGCGCGGAGCGCTACGTCGCGCGCATGCGCGAGCCCGGCGCGCTCACCGCCGCGCTCGCCTGGTACCGGGCCCTGCCGGTCCCGAGCGGTGGCGGCACGGCCCGCGTCGAGGTCCCGACGACGTACGTCGCGGCCCGCCGCGACCCGTTCTTCGCGCCCGCGTCCGTCGCCGCGACCGCCCGCCACGTCGACGGCCCGTACCTGCGGGTCGACCTCGACGCCGACCACTGGCTGCCCGAGCACCGGCCCGCCGACGTCGCCGCGGCCGTGCTCGGCAACGTCCGGTGA
- a CDS encoding pyrimidine dimer DNA glycosylase/endonuclease V produces the protein MRLWSLHPALLDRQGLTACWREALLAQAVLLGRTRGYTRHPQLDRFRAQPEPAVAVAAYLHGLRDEATRRGYRYDAARVHLPDDARTRGTARLPVTSGQLELEWRHLLTKLAGRSPDRHRWVAAVGRPSPHPLFVVVPGDVEPWERAS, from the coding sequence ATGAGGCTGTGGTCGCTGCACCCCGCGCTGCTCGACCGGCAGGGCCTGACCGCGTGCTGGCGCGAGGCGCTGCTGGCGCAGGCCGTGCTGCTGGGCCGCACGCGGGGGTACACGAGGCACCCGCAGCTCGACCGGTTCCGCGCCCAGCCGGAGCCTGCCGTCGCCGTCGCCGCGTACCTGCACGGGCTGCGCGACGAGGCCACCCGGCGCGGCTACCGGTACGACGCCGCGCGCGTGCACCTGCCCGACGACGCCCGCACGCGCGGCACGGCCCGCCTGCCGGTCACGTCCGGGCAGCTCGAGCTCGAGTGGCGCCACCTGCTCACCAAGCTGGCGGGGCGCTCCCCGGACCGGCACCGCTGGGTCGCCGCCGTCGGACGGCCGTCGCCGCACCCGCTGTTCGTCGTCGTCCCGGGCGACGTCGAACCGTGGGAACGGGCGTCCTGA